The following are from one region of the Lytechinus variegatus isolate NC3 chromosome 4, Lvar_3.0, whole genome shotgun sequence genome:
- the LOC121413055 gene encoding insulin-like growth factor-binding protein complex acid labile subunit, whose protein sequence is MAHFSLLLHVSIILIQCSQSLEAQVNLGPRSCHEDLKEKTAMCGRMGFKSVPQHLPDGIEVLQLEYNSISSLLNSSFTRYPLIAKLDLSTNDLRVIETAAFHPLKNLTRLILCGNLNLLIQGTGIFKYTKKISYFDMSDSLMGSIPYDMLAWSQNVDTLNLESNLLTSINMSLCGRAKTVDLTDNKIIRLTSNTFNFSCNTDTLDLSWNPIRSVDPNVIASLHVKSLRFQTDVITTQTLSSIFLGISNSSTLSIKSLQISRGTKINFSSPGLFDPLRDGSLETLDLSQNNIRSLHPYIFSNLTSVRKFILTYNDIIAVQPEFFFGMQMLRMVNAEFFDNDLWDPGMNTSLFDGLFNLKTLNLSKSQLSNWHDGDNLPPEVLRQLSVLQNLSLEDCDLSDLHPGAFSGLKSLQVLILRNNNLEKLSAVLFKQLLNITIIDLSDNLLMDLDRGIFSSNRELKTLLLSNNKLTHLDQSAFKPIQTSLLSIDISTNPINCNCDISWLMNWLSRSLILQNSNKTICASDSLVPLQNQHLINFDPKEFCSIDIVLICLPSLAIICLILIIGLTYHNRWQLRYKLFLVKLAAIGYKEMRDARDHNDYEFDLNVIFYDDDEDWIREHLRPALAERLPQFQRNVFGDDELVLGMYYLDAVDYVVSHSYKTVVILSRAAVRDRWFILKFRTAMDHVSDTGTEFVVVIFHEDIPDDEMPFLVRLFLSDGRPYIYWTDDVRGHEYFFEELTKHLTINLRTNDRLPVE, encoded by the exons ATGGCTCATTTCTCCCTACTTCTCCATGTATCAATTATCTTGATCCAATGTTCACAAAGTCTTGAAGCACAGGTAAACCTAGGCCCTCGAAGTTGTCAtgaagatttaaaagaaaagactGCTATGTGTGGTAGAATGGGTTTTAAGTCTGTTCCTCAACATCTCCCAGATGGCATCGAGGTTCTACAACTGGAATACAACAGCATCTCTTCTCTACTGAATTCTTCATTCACAAGATATCCTCTCATTGCCAAGCTGGATCTTTCCACTAACGACCTTAGGGTGATAGAAACTGCAGCTTTCCATCCTCTGAAGAATCTAACGCGACTGATCCTTTGTGGTAACCTAAACCTTTTGATCCAAGGTACAGGTATCTTCAAATACACGAAGAAGATTTCGTACTTCGATATGTCCGACTCACTTATGGGATCGATACCCTATGATATGTTGGCATGGAGTCAAAATGTGGATACTTTGAATCTCGAGTCTAATCTGCTCACATCTATAAACATGAGCTTGTGTGGAAGGGCAAAGACCGTCGATCTGACAGATAACAAGATAATAAGATTAACATCCAATACTTTCAATTTCTCCTGCAACACCGATACTTTGGATCTATCTTGGAACCCCATCAGATCAGTCGATCCAAACGTTATTGCGTCCCTTCATGTGAAATCTTTAAGATTTCAAACTGATGTTATCACTACACAAACGTTGAGTAGCATATTCCTCGGAATCTCGAATTCTTCAACATTgtcaataaaaagtttacaaaTATCCCGTGGTACCAAAATCAACTTTTCTTCGCCAGGTCTATTCGATCCACTGCGAGATGGTTCTCTAGAAACACTCGACCTCTCTCAGAATAATATACGCTCTCTACAtccttatattttttcaaatctgaCAAGTGTGAGGAAATTTATCCTTACTTACAACGATATCATTGCTGTCCAACCCGAATTCTTCTTCGGCATGCAAATGCTAAGA ATGGTGAATGCAGAGTTTTTCGATAACGACCTTTGGGACCCAGGCATGAATACATCTCTTTTCGACGGTCTGTTCAACCTCAAAACTTTGAATCTGAGCAAAAGTCAACTATCGAATTGGCATGATGGTGATAATCTGCCGCCCGAAGTTTTGCGACAGCTCTCCGTTTTACAAAACCTCTCTCTGGAAGACTGTGATTTGTCAGACCTTCATCCGGGAGCTTTCTCTGGATTGAAATCACTTCAGGTACTTATACTAAGAAACAACAACCTAGAAAAGCTATCGGCTGTTCTTTTCAAGCAATTACTTAATATAACAATCATTGACCTCAGTGATAACCTTCTGATGGACCTTGATCGAGGGATTTTTTCCAGCAACCGAGAACTAAAAACACTCCTTCTTTCAAATAACAAATTAACGCATCTCGACCAAAGTGCCTTTAAACCGATACAAACTTCTCTTTTATCAATTGATATATCAACTAACCCCATAAATTGTAACTGTGATATAAGCTGGCTCATGAACTGGTTAAGCAGATCACTTATCCTCCAGAATTCCAATAAAACTATTTGCGCATCGGATTCTTTAGTGCCTCTACAGAACCAGCACTTGATTAATTTTGATCCTAAAGAGTTTTGTAGCATCGACATCGTCCTCATCTGCCTTCCTTCCTTGGCAATCATCTGCCTAATTTTGATCATTGGACTCACGTATCACAACCGTTGGCAGTTAAGGTACAAATTGTTTCTTGTGAAACTAGCAGCCATCGGCTACAAGGAGATGCGAGATGCTCGGGACCATAATGACTATGAGTTTGATCTGAACGTCATTTTTTACGATGACGATGAAGACTGGATTCGCGAACATCTCCGACCTGCTCTCGCAGAACGGCTTCCGCAGTTTCAGAGAAATGTCTTTGGCGATGATGAACTCGTGTTGGGAATGTATTACTTAGACGCAGTCGACTACGTGGTGAGCCACAGTTACAAGACCGTTGTTATCCTCAGCAGAGCTGCAGTTCGTGATCGATGGTTTATACTTAAATTCCGTACAGCAATGGACCATGTCAGTGATACCGGAACAGAATTCGTAGTGGTGATCTTCCATGAGGACATACCAGATGATGAGATGCCATTCTTGGTGAGGTTGTTCCTCAGCGATGGCAGACCTTATATTTACTGGACAGATGATGTGAGAGGACATGAGTATTTCTTCGAAGAATTAACCAAACATCTTACCATTAATCTTCGCACCAATGATAGGCTACCTGTCGAATAG
- the LOC121412743 gene encoding toll-like receptor 3 produces MAHFSLLLHVSIILIQCSQSLATQVNLGPRRCHEDLKEKTAMCGDMGFNSVPQHLPDGIEVLQLENNNISSLLNSSFTRYPLIAKLDLSTNHINVIENAAFHPLKNLLRLDLSWNPLYVFQGTGIFKYTRNLSYLDMSNSFVKSIPYDMLAWSPKLDTLNLGFTLLTIINLSSCGRVKTVDLTDNLITNLTVNTFNFSCNTDTLKIYGNYIRSVDPKVIASLHVKSLRFKSDTITTKTLSSIFRGISNSSIKSFKISDGININFSSPGLFDPLRDCSLENLDLSLNGIRSLSPYIFSNLTSVRKFILAYNDIIAVQPEFFFGMQMLRVLDMTNTQLKRIDKQVIPWSWSLGLSELCLPNNQFTAIYRDMFTWLHNLTNLNLSSNKLLTYIEEGSFIDLKTIEVIDLSDCKIMKFHSIEVPNLKSLYLNNMIGLWLFFGHLRPFKRLHLLEHLEMTNVEISNDDLWDPGMNTSLFDGLFNLKTLNLSKSQLSNLHGDHNPDLPPEVLRQLSVLQILSLEDCDLSDLHPEAFSGLESLQMLILRNNNLEKLSAVLFKQLLNITIIDLSDNLLTDLDRGIFTSNRGLKMLLLSNNKLTRLDQSAFKSIQTSLLSIDLSTNPINCECDLSWLMDWLSGSLILQNTNKTICASDSLEPLQDQHLIEFDPKEFCSIDIVIICLPSLAIICLILIIGLTYHNRWQLRYKLFLVKLAAIGYKEMRDARDHNDYEFDLNVIFYDDDEDWTREHLQPAIAERLPQFQRNVFGDDELVLGMYYLDAVDYVVSHSYKTVVILSRAAVRDRWFILKFRTAMDHVSDIGTEFVVVIFREDIPDDEMPFLVRLFLSDGRPYIYWTDDVRGHEYFFEELTKHLTINLRTNDRLPVE; encoded by the coding sequence ATGGCACACTTCTCCCTACTTCTCCATGTATCAATTATCTTGATCCAATGTTCACAAAGTCTTGCAACACAGGTAAACCTAGGCCCGCGAAGATGTCAtgaagatttaaaagaaaagactGCTATGTGTGGTGACATGGGTTTTAATTCTGTTCCTCAACATCTCCCAGATGGCATCGAGGTTCTACAACTGGAAAACAACAACATATCTTCTCTACTGAATTCTTCATTTACAAGATATCCTCTCATTGCCAAACTAGATCTTTCAACTAATCACATTAACGTGATAGAAAATGCAGCTTTCCACCCTCTAAAGAATTTACTGCGACTGGATCTTTCTTGGAACCCACTCTATGTGTTTCAAGGTACAGGTATTTTCAAATACACAAGGAATCTATCGTACTTAGATATGTCAAACTCATTTGTGAAGTCAATCCCTTATGATATGCTGGCATGGAGTCCCAAACTGGATACTTTAAATCTTGGGTTTACTCTGCTCACCATTATAAATTTAAGCTCGTGTGGTAGGGTAAAGACCGTCGATCTGACAGATAACTTGATTACAAACTTAACAGTAAATACTTTCAATTTCTcctgcaatactgatactttaAAGATTTATGGGAACTACATCAGATCAGTGGATCCAAAAGTTATTGCGTCGCTTCATGTGAAATCTTTAAGATTCAAATCTGatacaataacaacaaagaCGTTGAGTAGCATATTCCGAGGAATATCCAATTCATCAATAAAGAGTTTTAAAATATCAGATGGCATCAATATTAACTTCTCTTCGCCAGGCTTATTTGACCCACTGCGAGATTGTTCTCTAGAAAACCTCGACCTCTCTCTAAACGGTATACGCTCTCTATCtccttatattttttcaaatctgaCAAGTGTGAGGAAATTTATCCTTGCTTACAACGATATCATTGCTGTCCAACCCGAATTCTTCTTCGGCATGCAAATGCTAAGAGTATTAGATATGACAAATACTCAGCTTAAACGCATAGATAAACAAGTCATACCATGGTCATGGAGTTTGGGATTGTCTGAGTTATGTTTACCTAATAATCAGTTCACTGCTATATATAGAGATATGTTTACATGGTTACATAACCTTACGAATTTAAATTTGTCCTCGAACAAATTGCTCACCTACATAGAGGAAGGTTCTTTCATTGATCTGAAGACAATTGAAGTAATTGATCTATCTGattgtaaaattatgaaatttcatagCATAGAAGTCCCAAACTTAAAATCCCTCTACCTTAATAATATGATAGGCCTATGGTTATTTTTTGGACATCTACGTCCCTTTAAAAGACTGCATCTTCTGGAACATTTAGAGATGACGAATGTAGAAATTTCTAATGACGACCTTTGGGACCCAGGCATGAATACATCTCTTTTCGACGGTCTGTTCAACCTCAAAACTTTAAATCTGAGCAAAAGTCAACTATCGAATTTGCATGGTGATCATAATCCGGATCTGCCGCCCGAAGTTTTGCGACAGCTCTCCGTTTTACAAATCCTCTCTCTAGAAGACTGTGATCTGTCAGACCTTCATCCGGAAGCTTTCTCAGGATTGGAATCACTTCAGATGCTTATACTTAGAAACAACAACCTAGAAAAGTTATCGGCTGTTCTTTTCAAGCAATTACTTAATATAACAATCATTGACCTTAGTGATAACCTTCTGACGGACCTAGATCGAGGGATTTTTACCAGCAACCGAGGACTAAAAATGCTCCTTCTTTCAAATAACAAATTAACGCGTCTTGACCAAAGTGCCTTTAAATCGATACAAACTTCTCTTTTATCAATTGATCTATCAACTAACCCGATAAATTGCGAATGTGATCTAAGCTGGCTCATGGACTGGCTAAGTGGGTCACTTATCCTCCAAAATACCAATAAAACTATTTGTGCATCAGATTCTTTAGAGCCTCTTCAGGACCAGCACTTGATCGAATTTGATCCTAAAGAGTTTTGTAGCATCGACATCGTCATCATCTGCCTTCCTTCCTTGGCAATCATCTGCCTAATTTTGATCATTGGACTCACGTATCACAACCGTTGGCAGTTAAGGTACAAATTGTTTCTTGTGAAACTAGCAGCCATCGGCTACAAGGAGATGCGAGATGCTCGGGACCATAATGACTATGAGTTTGAtctgaatgttatattttatgatgatgacgaagactGGACTCGCGAACATCTCCAACCGGCTATCGCAGAACGGCTTCCGCAGTTTCAGAGGAATGTCTTTGGCGATGATGAACTCGTGTTGGGAATGTATTACTTAGACGCAGTCGACTACGTGGTGAGCCACAGTTATAAGACCGTTGTTATCCTCAGCAGAGCTGCAGTTCGTGATCGATGGTTTATACTTAAATTCCGTACAGCAATGGACCATGTAAGTGATATCGGAACAGAATTCGTAGTGGTGATCTTCCGTGAGGACATCCCAGATGATGAGATGCCGTTCTTGGTGAGATTGTTCCTCAGCGATGGTAGACCTTATATTTACTGGACAGATGATGTGAGAGGACATGAGTATTTCTTCGAAGAATTAACCAAACATCTTACCATTAATCTTCGCACCAATGATAGGCTACCTGTCGAATAG